The following proteins are co-located in the Tachysurus vachellii isolate PV-2020 chromosome 19, HZAU_Pvac_v1, whole genome shotgun sequence genome:
- the sh3gl2b gene encoding SH3 domain containing GRB2 like 2b, endophilin A1, with product MSVAGLKKQFHKATQKVSEKVGGAEGTKLDDDFKEMEKKVDTTGRAVLDIMTKTTEYLQPNPASRAKLSMINTMSKIRGQEKGPGYPQAESVLGDAMQKFGRELGEDSSFGLALIDVGETMHELGEVKDALDMEVKQNFIDPLQNLHDKDIKEIQHHLKKMEGRRLDFDYKKKRQGKVTDEEIKQALEKFDESKEIAEQSMFNLLESDIEQVSQLAALVKAQLDYHRQATDVLQQLSSKMEERIMEASSKPRKEYIPKPRMELQLPSETHNGGIHTAKSPARSPAPLDQPCCRALYDFEPENEGELGFKEGDIITLTNQIDDNWYEGMIHGQSGFFPINYVDVLVPLPH from the exons ATGTCAGTGGCAGGACTGAAGAAACAGTTCCACAAAGCGACGCAG aaagtgagtgagaaggTTGGGGGAGCAGAAGGCACCAAGCTCGATGATGACTTCAAGGAAATGGAGAAG aaagtgGACACTACAGGCAGAGCAGTGCTGGACATCATGACCAAAACTACAGAATATTTACAGCCAaacccag cctccCGAGCAAAGTTAAGTATGATAAACACCATGTCTAAGATACGAGGGCAGGAGAAAGGGCCGGGCTACCCTCAGGCTGAGAGTGTGCTTGGAGACGCTATGCAGAAATTTGGCAGAGAACTCGGAGAGGATTCCAGCTttg gtttggCTCTGATAGATGTTGGTGAGACGATGCATGAACTTGGAGAGGTGAAGGACGCTCTGGACATGGAGGTTAAACAGAACTTTATTGACCCATTGCAAAATctacatgacaaagacattaaaGAGATACAG caccACCTGAAGAAGATGGAGGGACGGCGTCTGGACTTTGACTATAAGAAGAAGCGTCAGGGCAAAGTGACAGACGAAGAGATCAAACAGGCTCTGGAGAAGTTTGATGAATCAAAAGAGATCGCTGAGCAAAGCATGTTCAACCTGCTGGAAAGTGAt atagagCAGGTGAGCCAGTTGGCTGCCCTGGTGAAAGCTCAGCTGGATTATCACAGACAGGCCACTGATGTCCTCCAGCAGCTCTCCAGCAAGATGGAGGAGAG gaTAATGGAGGCCTCCAGTAAGCCGAGAAAAGAATACATTCCTAAACCACGCATGGAGCTTCAGCTGCCCAGTGAAACGCACAATGGAGGAATACACACTGCTAAGTCACCTGCTCGCTccccag ctCCTCTGGATCAGCCATGCTGTCGTGCTCTGTATGACTTTGAGCCAGAGAATGAGGGCGAGCTGGGCTTTAAGGAAGGCGACATCAtcacactgaccaatcagattgatGATAACTGGTATGAGGGGATGATCCACGGCCAGTCGGGATTCTTCCCCATCAACTATGTCGATGTCCTGGTTCCTCTGCCTCATTAG
- the LOC132862157 gene encoding coiled-coil domain-containing protein 171-like, translating into MSESRQTQRGRDRVRRRESGQSKVLLRASQPQTLNQSTQGDLQEISRLREEIGQLQTERRGSDNEEALRWKINQLEQDKLKINSKYNQELSGYEAQLTRCRALLEKGEAQRQTLEYELAVVKRDAAAQKSRAEERMADLITHNQQLEGLSAELHQRASDLQKVLEITQQARFDDEQRLQVELRERDHLIHSINTEKELLLEENLRRDTLLQEQKDTLLELKGRIDSMEKDKERDAEDLRMRRAELRDSMVREKLLKKELETATQRVKHLEESVETERAAHLEMQLHLRDVEAAVTVEKRNHDEAVSSLELLKHKLGEVERAHTRERERADNTQHTLTLVEQEYQTTKADLIDQLEKTKATWADLIGQLEHEKEESAKLIGQLEHEKEESAKLIGQLEHEKEESAKLIGQLEHEKEESAKLIGQLEHEKEESAKLSIRLQEQNGVETEREQELNLLKKKLAFVEDAYEDLLKEMEQLLHHHQGAPPINTTGDKQNPSAVMDILKSVLHHYHTELRDLVKVVNTLKKENKEKDEIIADQRRCIQEFEARCICLREEAERLHVCVEDTADAAKQAQTQLQTVTHCWDEEKERHTHTKTHMNTLIEEHKREQQEKLAFLHSLYQRLLTGSVFVAPPHSTMGSFSWSELCIMLQEQADALTSDLNSANQRIACLDCVCEGREAALKSVCEQLKQREKRWIKRREEMDTVHTHLINQLQTRAQDLRCRLDHTEESLRISERAQCALQQEVIRLQELVCVCRRDETSFLAACAMLAGCVCALHGRVCALVHQKILLKRRVCDAESLQQEIRALLYALSDTGVKGQIGVTGSVWRFRVYVIVVMAALRFRTLCKNTHFLFRVGAGVCVSKLRLSNTHSEEEDNEVTKMLTSSELCVILHTCMQEVQTELQTSESSTSVLAAARNSFSKLIGKLLPESGCYSDVGSLAQQLGHGLNSHRKIHHLPLRHNHNKVMFSALQQHFLVFTQRLHSSEVERRDLRIELSRLKHRNTHSHDETKGDTHTVCVPGQQFRSVCEELSSALCREQQAQTLLHEQATQLQELGITMETHTSEQLEKDHTLAQAVQSLSDAKSELKRKEQSLRLLEKRLSQSQNEKQELQQSIRRAENTLRMAARSKECSLNYMMSVECRLRELKDRLLLSHSTSLPDSFTLQLPTTELDSGAAEMKACQSLVHSFTEVYEFVCSKMVSLEREISSYQAHVTALKAELHDACVRENQCCLMACADTPVPSSEAEGNWGTLAPSDMDVAVKDVPRNTHTLLNKSRVPLKKGRSVKKASKISTSVKSASKAST; encoded by the exons ATGTCTGAGAGTCGGCAGACACAGCGAGGTCGTGACAGGGTGAGACGCAGAGAGAGTGGACAGAGTAAAGTGCTTCTGCGTGCGTCTCAGCCCCAAACCCTGAACCAGTCCACTCAGGGGGATCTGCAGGAGATCAGCAG GCTGAGAGAGGAGATTGGACAGCTGCAGACAGAGAGGCGGGGCTCTGACAATGAGGAGGCGTTGAGATGGAAGATCAACCAGCTGGAGCAGGACAAGCTCAAGATCAACTCCAAGTACAACCAGGAG TTGTCGGGTTATGAGGCTCAGCTCACACGCTGCCGTGCTCTGCTGGAGAAAGGAGAGGCTCAGAGACAGACACTAGAGTACGAACTTGCTGTGGTAAAAAGAGACGCAGCTGCTCAGAAGAGTCGCGCTGAGGAGAGGATGGCTGACCTGATTACACACAACCAGCAGCTGGagg GCCTCAGTGCAGAGCTGCATCAGAGAGCCTCTGATCTACAGAAAGTTTTGGAGATCACTCAGCAAGCTCGGTTTGATGATGAGCAGAGACTCCAGGTGGAGCTGCGTGAGAGGGACCACCTGATACACAGCattaacacagagaaagagCTGTTACTGGAGGAGAATCTACGCCGGGACACACTACTGCAG GAGCAGAAAGACACACTTCTAGAGCTGAAGGGCAGGATAGACAGTatggagaaagacaaagagcGAGATGCAGAGGATCTCAGAATGAGGAGAGCTGAGCTGAGGGACAGCATGGTGCGTGAGAAGTTGTTGAAGAAGGAGCTGGAG acaGCCACACAGAGAGTAAAGCATCTGGAGGAGAGtgtggagacagagagagctgcTCACCTGGAGATGCAG ctgcATCTCAGAGATGTGGAAGCAGCTGTGACAGTAGAGAAGAGGAATCATGACGAGGCCGTGTCCAGTCTGGAGCTGCTCAAACACAAATTAGGAGAAGTAGAAAGAGCACATactcgagagagagagcgtgctgacaacacacaacacacactgacact AGTGGAGCAGGAGTACCAGACCACTAAAGCTGATCTGATTGACCAGCTGGAGAAAACCAAGGCCACCTGGgctgatctgattggtcagttggaACACGAGAAGGAGGAGTCAGCTaagctgattggtcagttgGAACACGAGAAGGAGGAGTCAGCTaagctgattggtcagttgGAACACGAGAAGGAGGAGTCAGCTaagctgattggtcagttgGAACACGAGAAGGAGGAGTCAGCTaagctgattggtcagttgGAACACGAGAAGGAGGAGTCAGCTAAGCTGTCAATCAGACTGCAGGAACAGAACGgagtagagacagagagagagcaagaactCAACCTG cttAAGAAGAAGCTAGCATTTGTGGAAGATGCATATGAAGATCTTCTTAAAGAAATGGAGCAGCTGTTACACCACCACCAGGGGGCACCACCCATCAACACCaccg gagatAAACAGAACCCGTCTGCTGTGATGGATATCTTGAAGAGTGTGTTACACCACTATCACACAGag ctgaggGACTTGGTGAAGGTGGTCAACACCctgaaaaaagagaataaagagaaagatgAGATCATTGCCGACCAGAGGAGATgcatacag gaatttGAGGCACGGTGCATATGTCTGAGGGAGGAGGCAGAGCGTCTGCACGTGTGTGTTGAAGATACtgcagatgcagcaaagcaagCACAGACACAACTCCAGACTGTCACACACTGCTGGGACGAGGAGAAAGagcggcacacacacaccaaaacacacatgaacacacttaTAGAGGAGCACAAGAGGGagcagcag gagaagtTGGCCTTCCTACACTCTCTGTATCAGCGGCTCCTCACTGGCTCCGTGTTTGTAGCCCCTCCCCACAGCACCATGGGCAGTTTTTCATGGTCAGAGCTTTGCATCATGCTACAGGAGCAAGCAGACGcactgacctctgacctcaacTCGGCCAATCAGAGG attGCGTgtttggactgtgtgtgtgaggggagggAGGCGGcgctgaagagtgtgtgtgagcagctgaagcagagagagaagagatggaTTAAAAGGAGAGAGGAGATGGACACCGtccacacacacctgatcaacCAACTACAGACCAGagctcag gatctGAGGTGTCGTTTGGATCACACTGAAGAGAGTCTTCGCATTTCTGAGCGTGCTCAGTGTGCCCTCCAACAGGAAGTGATTCGCCTTCaggagctggtgtgtgtgtgtcgccgtGATGAGACGTCTTTTCTGGCAGCGTGTGCTATGCtggcagggtgtgtgtgtgcgctgcatGGCCGTGTATGTGCACTGGTACATCAGAAAATCCTGCTGAAACGAAGAGTGTGTGACGCAGAATCTCTCCAACAGGAAATTAGGGCTCTACTGTATGCGCTCAGTGACAcaggggtcaaaggtcagattGGGGTCACAGGGAGTGTGTGGAGGTTTAGAGTGTATGTGATCGTCGTGATGGCCGCCCTCCGTTTCCGCACTTTGTGCAAGAACACACACTTCTTGTTCAGAGTgggtgcaggtgtgtgtgtgagcaagctGAGGctgagcaacacacacagtgaggaagAGGATAACGAAGTAACGAAGATGCTCACATcctcagagctgtgtgtgatcTTACACACCTGCATGCAGGAGGTGCAGACAGAGCTGCAGACAtctg agagcagTACGTCTGTCTTAGCAGCTGCACGGAACAGTTTCTCTAAGCTGATTGGAAAACTGCTGCCTGAGTCGGGTTGCTATAGTGATGTGGGGTCTTTGGCACAGCAGCTGGGTCATGGATTAAACAGCCACCGTAAAATACACCACCTCCCACTGAGACACAACCACAacaag gtcatgTTCTCTGCTCTGCAGCAACACTTCCTGGTGTTTACTCAGCGTTTACATTCCTCTGAGGTGGAAAGGAGAGACCTGAGGATTGAACTGTCACGACTcaaacacaggaacacacactcgcacgacGAGACAaagggcgacacacacaca gtgtgtgtccCGGGGCAACAGTTccgcagtgtgtgtgaggagctgAGCTCGGCTCTGTGCAGGGAACAGCAAGCGCAGACTCTCCTGCATGAACAGGCCACACAGCTGCAAGAGCTTGGTATTACCATGgaaacacacacctcagaaCAACTGGAAAAAGACCACACACTCGCTCAGGctgtacag AGTCTGTCTGATGCAAAGTCGGAGCTTAAGAGGAAAGAACAATCTCTGCGGTTGCTAGAGAAACGGCTGAGCCAATCACAAAACGAGAAACAGGAGCTACAGCAGAGCATCAGAAGAGCGGAAAACACTCTGCGCATGGCAGctag GAGTAAAGAGTGTTCATTGAACTACATGATGTCAGTGGAGTGTAGACTGCGAGAG CTGAAGGATCGCCTCCTCCTTTCTCACTCCACTTCCTTACCAGACAGCTTCACCCTGCAGTTACCCACAACGGAGCTGGACAGTGGAGCAGCAGAAATGAAGGCATGTcag tctctGGTGCACAGTTTTACAGAAGTGTATGAGTTCGTGTGCAGTAAGATGGTGTCTCTGGAGAGAGAGATCTCCTCGTATCAGGCACATGTGACTGCTCTGAAAGCCGAGTTACACGACGCCTGTGTACGAGAGAAccagtgctgt ctTATGGCGTGTGCCGACACACCGGTTCCTTCTTCTGAAGCCGAGGGGAACTGGGGGACACTGGCTCCCTCAGACATGGATGTTGCAGTGAAAGATGTCCCcagaaacacgcacacactcctAAACAAGTCCAGAGTTCCACTGAAGAAGGGCAGAAGTGTGAAAAAAGCCTCCAAAATCTCCACAAGTGTCAAAAGTGCCTCAAAAGCATCAACATAA